In Peromyscus maniculatus bairdii isolate BWxNUB_F1_BW_parent chromosome 21, HU_Pman_BW_mat_3.1, whole genome shotgun sequence, one DNA window encodes the following:
- the Atp6v1g2 gene encoding V-type proton ATPase subunit G 2 has translation MASQSQGIQQLLQAEKRAAEKVADARKRKARRLKQAKEEAQMEVEQYRREREQEFQSKQQAAMGSQGNLSAEVEQATRRQVQGMQSSQQRNRERVLAQLLGMVCDVRPQVHPNYRITV, from the exons ATGGCCAGTCAGTCCCAGGGTATCCAGCAGCTCCTCCAAGCCGAGAAGCGGGCAGCGGAGAAGGTGGCCGATGCCAGGAAGA GGAAGGCCCGGCGACTGAAGCAGGCCAAGGAGGAGGCCCAGATGGAGGTGGAGCAGTACCGCAGGGAGCGTGAGCAGGAGTTCCAGAGCAAGCAGCAGGCG gccaTGGGCTCTCAGGGGAACCTGTCTGCTGAAGTGGAACAGGCCACCAGACGTCAGGTTCAGGGCATGCAGAGCTCCCAGCAAAGAAATCGGGAGCGTGTCCTGGCTCAGCTTCTTGGAATGGTCTGTGATGTCAGGCCCCAGGTCCACCCCAACTACCGGATCACTGTCTAG
- the Nfkbil1 gene encoding NF-kappa-B inhibitor-like protein 1 isoform X2 yields the protein MGLVVHFRPKLASALAPFPPAPSAASLRASLLGASPAQASAPSSEGPRGRGAGLMSGPCPRAPEDGASTSVCRPKSSMAPASRRQRRERRFRRYLSAGRLVRAQALLQRHPGLDVDAGQPPPLHRACARHDAPALCLLLRLGADPAHQDRHGDTALHAAARQGPDAYTDFFLPLLSRCPSAMGIKNKDGETPGQILGWGPPWDSAEEEEDDEISKEREWRQKLQGELEDEWQEVLGRFEDDASHETQEPESFSAWSDRLAREHAQKRRRQQLEAERSCRPPRAGGSGHSWRQQEEEQRLFRERARAKEEELRESRARRAEEAQRDRGPEPPRPGARAEHPRGAGRGGLWRFGDVPWPCPGGGDPEAMAAALVARGPPLEEQGALRRYLRVQQVRWHPDRFLQRFRSQIETCELGRVMGAVTALSQALNRHAEALK from the exons ATGGGCCTCGTAGTCCATTTCCGCCCGAAACTCGCGTCTGCGCTGGCGCCGTTTCCGCCAGCCCCGAGTGCCGCCTCCCTCCGCGCCTCCCTCCTCGGAGCGTCCCCAGCCCAGGCCTCGGCCCCCAGCTCCGAGGGTCCTCGGGGGCGGGGAGCAGGTCTGATGAGCGGGCCCTGCCCCCGGGCCCCCGAGGACGGCGCCTCCACGTCTGTCTGCCGG CCCAAGAGTTCCATGGCCCCTGCTTCCCGCCGGCAACGCCGAGAGCGACGCTTCCGGCGGTACTTGTCTGCAGGACGGCTGGTGCGAGCCCAGGCTCTCCTCCAGCGGCATCCCGGCCTCGATGTGGATGCCGGGCAGCCCCCTCCTCTCCACAGGGCCTGTGCCCGCCACGATGCCCcggccctgtgcctgctgctgcGTCTCGGGGCTGACCCTGCCCACCAGGACCGCCACGGCGACACGGCGCTGCACGCTGCCGCCCGCCAGGGCCCTGATG CTTACACGGACTTCTTCCTGCCGCTGCTCAGTCGCTGCCCCTCTGCCATGGGGATAAAGAATAAGGATGGGGAGACTCCTGGGCAGATTCTGGGCTGGGGACCCCCCTGGGATTCtgctgaagaggaagaggatgatgaGATTTCCAAGGAGCGAGAGTGGCGGCAGAAGCTGCAGGGCGAGCTGGAGGATGAATGGCAGGAGGTCCTCGGGAGGTTTGAAG atgatGCTTCTCATGAGACGCAGGAGCCCGAGTCCTTCTCAGCCTGGTCAGATCGCCTGGCTCGGGAGCATGCCCAGAAACGGCGGCGGCAGCAGTTGGAGGCCGAGAGATCCTGCCGACCCCCAAGGGCTGGGGGCTCCGGTCACAGCTGGCGTCAGCAAGAGGAGGAACAGCGGCTTTTCCGAGAGCGAGCCCGGGCCAAGGAGGAGGAACTGCGTGAGAGCCGAGCCAGAAGGGCTGAAGAGGCTCAAAGGGACAGAGGGCCAGAGCCTCCCAGGCCTGGGGCCAGGGCCGAGCACCCacgaggggcggggcggggcggcctCTGGCGCTTTGGTGATGTGCCCTGGCCCTGCCCTGGTGGAGGGGACCCAGAGGCCATGGCTGCAGCCTTGGTGGCCAGGGGTCCCCCTCTGGAGGAACAGGGGGCTCTGAGGAGGTACTTGAGAGTCCAGCAGGTCCGATGGCACCCTGACCGCTTCCTGCAGCGATTCCGAAGCCAGATTGAGACCTGTGAGCTGGGCCGTGTGATGGGAGCCGTGACAGCCCTCTCTCAGGCCCTGAACCGCCATGCAGAAGCCCTCAAGTGA
- the Nfkbil1 gene encoding NF-kappa-B inhibitor-like protein 1 isoform X3, whose protein sequence is MLFRRRPSPRVPWPLLPAGNAESDASGGTCLQDGWCEPRLSSSGIPASMWMPGSPLLSTGPVPATMPRPCACCCVSGLTLPTRTATATRRCTLPPARALMKTQVQFPAPSSQPSVTPVPGDLTPLLTSASIRYTQAYTDFFLPLLSRCPSAMGIKNKDGETPGQILGWGPPWDSAEEEEDDEISKEREWRQKLQGELEDEWQEVLGRFEDDASHETQEPESFSAWSDRLAREHAQKRRRQQLEAERSCRPPRAGGSGHSWRQQEEEQRLFRERARAKEEELRESRARRAEEAQRDRGPEPPRPGARAEHPRGAGRGGLWRFGDVPWPCPGGGDPEAMAAALVARGPPLEEQGALRRYLRVQQVRWHPDRFLQRFRSQIETCELGRVMGAVTALSQALNRHAEALK, encoded by the exons ATGCTGTTTCGAAGGCGACCAAG CCCAAGAGTTCCATGGCCCCTGCTTCCCGCCGGCAACGCCGAGAGCGACGCTTCCGGCGGTACTTGTCTGCAGGACGGCTGGTGCGAGCCCAGGCTCTCCTCCAGCGGCATCCCGGCCTCGATGTGGATGCCGGGCAGCCCCCTCCTCTCCACAGGGCCTGTGCCCGCCACGATGCCCcggccctgtgcctgctgctgcGTCTCGGGGCTGACCCTGCCCACCAGGACCGCCACGGCGACACGGCGCTGCACGCTGCCGCCCGCCAGGGCCCTGATG aagacccaggttcagttcccagcacccagctcacaaccatctgtaactccagttccaggagatctgacccctcttctgacctctgcaagcatcAGGTACACACAag CTTACACGGACTTCTTCCTGCCGCTGCTCAGTCGCTGCCCCTCTGCCATGGGGATAAAGAATAAGGATGGGGAGACTCCTGGGCAGATTCTGGGCTGGGGACCCCCCTGGGATTCtgctgaagaggaagaggatgatgaGATTTCCAAGGAGCGAGAGTGGCGGCAGAAGCTGCAGGGCGAGCTGGAGGATGAATGGCAGGAGGTCCTCGGGAGGTTTGAAG atgatGCTTCTCATGAGACGCAGGAGCCCGAGTCCTTCTCAGCCTGGTCAGATCGCCTGGCTCGGGAGCATGCCCAGAAACGGCGGCGGCAGCAGTTGGAGGCCGAGAGATCCTGCCGACCCCCAAGGGCTGGGGGCTCCGGTCACAGCTGGCGTCAGCAAGAGGAGGAACAGCGGCTTTTCCGAGAGCGAGCCCGGGCCAAGGAGGAGGAACTGCGTGAGAGCCGAGCCAGAAGGGCTGAAGAGGCTCAAAGGGACAGAGGGCCAGAGCCTCCCAGGCCTGGGGCCAGGGCCGAGCACCCacgaggggcggggcggggcggcctCTGGCGCTTTGGTGATGTGCCCTGGCCCTGCCCTGGTGGAGGGGACCCAGAGGCCATGGCTGCAGCCTTGGTGGCCAGGGGTCCCCCTCTGGAGGAACAGGGGGCTCTGAGGAGGTACTTGAGAGTCCAGCAGGTCCGATGGCACCCTGACCGCTTCCTGCAGCGATTCCGAAGCCAGATTGAGACCTGTGAGCTGGGCCGTGTGATGGGAGCCGTGACAGCCCTCTCTCAGGCCCTGAACCGCCATGCAGAAGCCCTCAAGTGA
- the Nfkbil1 gene encoding NF-kappa-B inhibitor-like protein 1 isoform X1 gives MAPASRRQRRERRFRRYLSAGRLVRAQALLQRHPGLDVDAGQPPPLHRACARHDAPALCLLLRLGADPAHQDRHGDTALHAAARQGPDAYTDFFLPLLSRCPSAMGIKNKDGETPGQILGWGPPWDSAEEEEDDEISKEREWRQKLQGELEDEWQEVLGRFEDDASHETQEPESFSAWSDRLAREHAQKRRRQQLEAERSCRPPRAGGSGHSWRQQEEEQRLFRERARAKEEELRESRARRAEEAQRDRGPEPPRPGARAEHPRGAGRGGLWRFGDVPWPCPGGGDPEAMAAALVARGPPLEEQGALRRYLRVQQVRWHPDRFLQRFRSQIETCELGRVMGAVTALSQALNRHAEALK, from the exons ATGGCCCCTGCTTCCCGCCGGCAACGCCGAGAGCGACGCTTCCGGCGGTACTTGTCTGCAGGACGGCTGGTGCGAGCCCAGGCTCTCCTCCAGCGGCATCCCGGCCTCGATGTGGATGCCGGGCAGCCCCCTCCTCTCCACAGGGCCTGTGCCCGCCACGATGCCCcggccctgtgcctgctgctgcGTCTCGGGGCTGACCCTGCCCACCAGGACCGCCACGGCGACACGGCGCTGCACGCTGCCGCCCGCCAGGGCCCTGATG CTTACACGGACTTCTTCCTGCCGCTGCTCAGTCGCTGCCCCTCTGCCATGGGGATAAAGAATAAGGATGGGGAGACTCCTGGGCAGATTCTGGGCTGGGGACCCCCCTGGGATTCtgctgaagaggaagaggatgatgaGATTTCCAAGGAGCGAGAGTGGCGGCAGAAGCTGCAGGGCGAGCTGGAGGATGAATGGCAGGAGGTCCTCGGGAGGTTTGAAG atgatGCTTCTCATGAGACGCAGGAGCCCGAGTCCTTCTCAGCCTGGTCAGATCGCCTGGCTCGGGAGCATGCCCAGAAACGGCGGCGGCAGCAGTTGGAGGCCGAGAGATCCTGCCGACCCCCAAGGGCTGGGGGCTCCGGTCACAGCTGGCGTCAGCAAGAGGAGGAACAGCGGCTTTTCCGAGAGCGAGCCCGGGCCAAGGAGGAGGAACTGCGTGAGAGCCGAGCCAGAAGGGCTGAAGAGGCTCAAAGGGACAGAGGGCCAGAGCCTCCCAGGCCTGGGGCCAGGGCCGAGCACCCacgaggggcggggcggggcggcctCTGGCGCTTTGGTGATGTGCCCTGGCCCTGCCCTGGTGGAGGGGACCCAGAGGCCATGGCTGCAGCCTTGGTGGCCAGGGGTCCCCCTCTGGAGGAACAGGGGGCTCTGAGGAGGTACTTGAGAGTCCAGCAGGTCCGATGGCACCCTGACCGCTTCCTGCAGCGATTCCGAAGCCAGATTGAGACCTGTGAGCTGGGCCGTGTGATGGGAGCCGTGACAGCCCTCTCTCAGGCCCTGAACCGCCATGCAGAAGCCCTCAAGTGA
- the Ddx39b gene encoding spliceosome RNA helicase DDX39B → MAENDVDNELLDYEDDEVETAAGADGTEAPAKKDVKGSYVSIHSSGFRDFLLKPELLRAIVDCGFEHPSEVQHECIPQAILGMDVLCQAKSGMGKTAVFVLATLQQLEPITGQVSVLVMCHTRELAFQISKEYERFSKYMPNVKVAVFFGGLSIKKDEEVLKKNCPHIVVGTPGRILALARNKSLNLKHIKHFILDECDKMLEQLDMRRDVQEIFRMTPHEKQVMMFSATLSKEIRPVCRKFMQDPMEIFVDDETKLTLHGLQQYYVKLKDNEKNRKLFDLLDVLEFNQVVIFVKSVQRCIALAQLLVEQNFPAIAIHRGMPQEERLSRYQQFKDFQRRILVATNLFGRGMDIERVNIAFNYDMPEDSDTYLHRVARAGRFGTKGLAITFVSDENDAKILNDVQDRFEVNISELPDEIDISSYIEQTR, encoded by the exons ATGGCAGAGAATGATGTGGACAACGAGCTCTTGGACTATGAAGACGATGAAGTGGAGACAGCAGCAGGGGCAGATGGGACCGAAGCTCCTGCCAAGAAAGATGTCAAGGGCTCCTACGTCTCCATCCACAGCTCCGGCTTCCGAGACTTCCTGCTCAAGCCAGAGCTGCTCCGGGCCATCGTTGACTGTGGCTTTGAGCATCCATCCGAGG TCCAGCATGAATGCATCCCGCAGGCCATTCTGGGGATGGACGTCCTGTGCCAGGCCAAGTCAGGCATGGGGAAGACGGCCGTGTTCGTCTTGGCCACACTGCAGCAGCTGGAGCCAATCACTGGGCAG GTGTCTGTGCTGGTGATGTGCCACACTAGGGAGCTGGCTTTTCAGATCAGCAAGGAATATGAGCGCTTCTCCAAGTACATGCCCAATGTCAAG GTGGCAGTGTTTTTTGGTGGTCTGTCTATCAAGAAGGATGAAGAGGTGCTGAAGAAGAACTGCCCGCACATTGTCGTGGGGACCCCTGGCCGAATTCTAGCCCTGGCTCGAAATAAGAGCCTGAACCTCAAGCACATTAAACACTTTATCTTGGACGAATGTGACAAGATGCTTGAACAGCTCG ACATGCGTCGGGATGTCCAGGAAATTTTTCGCATGACCCCCCATGAGAAGCAGGTCATGATGTTCAGTGCTACCTTGAGCAAAGAGATCCGGCCAGTCTGCCGCAAGTTCATGCAAGAT CCTATGGAGATCTTCGTGGATGACGAGACCAAGTTGACGCTGCACGGGTTGCAGCAATACTACGTGAAACTGAAGGACAACGAGAAGAACCGGAAGCTCTTTGACCTTCTCGATGTCCTCGAGTTCAACCAG GTGGTGATCTTTGTGAAGTCCGTGCAGAGGTGCATCGCCCTGGCCCAGCTTCTAGTGGAGCAGAACTTCCCAGCCATTGCTATCCACCGTGGGATGCCCCAGGAGGAGAG GCTGTCTCGGTATCAGCAGTTCAAGGATTTCCAGAGGCGGATTCTTGTGGCTACCAACCTGTTTGGCCGAGGCATGGACATTGAGCGTGTAAACATCGCCTTCAACTATGACATGCCAGAGGACTCAGACACCTACCTGCACCGG GTGGCCAGAGCAGGCCGGTTTGGAACCAAGGGCTTGGCCATCACATTTGTGTCGGATGAGAATGATGCTAAGATCCTCAATGATGTGCAGGACCGCTTTGAGGTTAACATCAGTGAGCTGCCTGATGAGATCGACATCTCCTCCTACA